One window of the Lytechinus pictus isolate F3 Inbred chromosome 5, Lp3.0, whole genome shotgun sequence genome contains the following:
- the LOC129261265 gene encoding uncharacterized protein LOC129261265: protein MVKIVLWSKGVIMGSKGEKKSGLVGEKSHSVYSANWKLDAMLDKELNMLDTSKHRVEHRISMDQVVAQKRFQVKLHHSKVFHARVRGDREMLKKLITKDNYDFNTNTTSVDVLNKRREKDLAKKRVLHRQSQEKLMTFRTVTPTPAPSAKIPDLPGDETQQSKAEGPTGPTIRPMTAIERITHAKLLATGQGTKIRPRTAGVDITRPRTIIPNATKRLTPLSTSEIADRIRAIPEDNLKYVTGSGKNHADGTQKKITHDKNTSQEIIIEITKADDDDNAHKSEVNREDENNNKNISESSTDPVETTHDDKTSPEIIKTDTEKGLTKDSGSDSKIALKKSILRPKTAIGTSSRSEKGRTSAKPARPRTSLKVSEGNPSDQSDNESTSSGNHRRRSISSNTGRCKSAAGKSKRKKSAVSIFSDEKSLTIMDIDEARHQRAQHGARIQEYVNSLDSVKTDPDEFVDYYMARLLEESSISGTQKNVERIRDMPDSDYDVDLARRSMGNMKANTITFRDVNRNYDDYEHDPYTPLHPTSMAYGLASRASTTGGIAQHDSLISIPTSAWQGNDSDTDSD from the coding sequence ATGGTAAAGATTGTATTGTGGAGCAAGGGGGTAATCATGGGTTCTAAAGGTGAGAAGAAGTCCGGTTTAGTGGGGGAGAAGTCCCACTCGGTGTACTCCGCCAACTGGAAGCTGGATGCGATGCTGGATAAAGAATTGAATATGTTGGATACCTCTAAGCATAGAGTTGAACATCGGATCTCGATGGACCAAGTGGTCGCTCAAAAACGCTTCCAGGTGAAGCTTCATCATTCCAAGGTCTTTCACGCCAGGGTGAGGGGTGACCGGGAGATGCTCAAGAAACTCATCACCAAGGATAACTATGATTTCAACACGAACACCACATCTGTCGATGTCCTCAATAAACGCAGAGAGAAGGACCTGGCCAAGAAGCGAGTACTTCACCGCCAGTCACAGGAAAAGTTGATGACTTTTCGAACAGTAACTCCAACACCTGCACCGTCGGCAAAGATTCCTGACCTGCCAGGCGACGAAACTCAACAGTCAAAAGCCGAGGGTCCGACAGGCCCAACCATTCGACCGATGACTGCCATTGAAAGGATAACCCATGCTAAGCTATTAGCCACCGGGCAGGGCACTAAGATTCGACCCAGGACAGCTGGCGTGGACATAACTAGACCTAGGACAATAATACCAAATGCCACAAAAAGACTGACCCCTCTCAGCACTTCAGAAATCGCGGATAGAATACGAGCAATCCCGGAGGATAACCTTAAATATGTCACAGGAAGTGGGAAAAACCACGCGGATGGTACTCAAAAGAAAATTACCCATGATAAGAATACGTCGCAAGAAATTATCATAGAAATAACGAAAGcggacgatgatgataatgcacATAAAAGTGAAGTTAACCGAGAAgatgaaaacaataataaaaacatttctgAATCAAGCACAGATCCTGTCGAAACAACtcatgatgacaaaacttcTCCAGAAATAATCAAGACTGACACCGAAAAAGGTTTAACTAAAGATTCCGGAAGTGACTCGAAAATCGCGCTGAAGAAATCAATCTTGAGACCAAAAACTGCCATTGGAACAAGCTCCAGATCAGAGAAAGGAAGAACATCTGCCAAACCTGCAAGACCTAGGACATCTTTAAAGGTATCCGAAGGCAATCCTAGTGATCAATCCGACAATGAGTCCACTTCAAGCGGTAACCATCGGCGGAGATCAATATCGTCTAACACGGGACGTTGCAAGTCTGCGGCTGGGAAGTCGAAACGGAAAAAGAGCGCGGTGAGCATATTCAGCGATGAGAAGTCTCTTACGATCATGGACATCGACGAAGCAAGGCACCAGCGTGCCCAACACGGAGCGAGGATCCAGGAATACGTGAACAGTCTTGATAGCGTCAAAACGGATCCCGATGAGTTCGTTGATTACTACATGGCGCGGCTTCTCGAGGAATCCTCGATTTCGGGTACGCAGAAGAACGTCGAGCGGATAAGGGATATGCCGGACTCCGACTACGACGTCGACCTAGCAAGGCGGAGTATGGGGAACATGAAGGCGAACACGATCACCTTTCGTGACGTCAATCGGAATTATGACGATTACGAGCACGATCCGTACACCCCGCTTCATCCGACCTCGATGGCTTATGGATTGGCGTCAAGGGCCAGTACGACCGGTGGGATCGCTCAACATGATAGTCTTATCTCCATTCCAACGTCAGCATGGCAGGGTAATGATTCCGATACAGACTCGGACTAA